The following are encoded together in the Lathyrus oleraceus cultivar Zhongwan6 chromosome 3, CAAS_Psat_ZW6_1.0, whole genome shotgun sequence genome:
- the LOC127132663 gene encoding U1 small nuclear ribonucleoprotein A, with product MAEVNNAAAETPQNMTIYINNLNEKIKIEELKKSMHAVFSQFGKILEVLAFKTLKHKGQAWVIFEDVTSASNALRQMQGFPFYDKPMRIQYARTKSDIIAKADGTFVPREKRKRHDDKGKKRKDQNDANLAGMGINPAYSGAYGTTPALSQIPYPGGAKSMLPEAPAPPNNILFIQNLPNETTPMMLQMLFLQYPGFKEVRMVETKPGIAFVEYADEMQSTVAMQALQSFKITPQNPMLITYAKK from the exons ATGGCTGAAGTTAATAACGCCGCCGCTGAAACCCCTCAAAACATGACCATTTACATCAACAACCTCAACGAAAAAATCAAAATTGAGG AGTTGAAGAAGTCTATGCACGCTGTTTTCAGCCAGTTTGGGAAGATACTTGAGGTGTTGGCTTTCAAGACACTGAAACATAAGGGTCAAGCTTGGGTGATTTTTGAAGATGTTACTTCTGCTTCCAATGCTCTTAGGCAAATGCAGGGTTTCCCCTTCTATGATAAGCCCATG AGAATACAGTATGCCAGGACTAAATCCGATATCATAGCAAAAGCAGACGGTACTTTTGTTCCTCGTGAAAAACGGAAGAGGCACGATGACAAAG GCAAAAAACGAAAGGACCAAAACGATGCTAATTTAGCTGGAATGGGAATAAATCCTGCTTATTCTGGTGCTTATGGCACAACACCTGCT CTATCCCAGATACCTTATCCAGGCGGTGCAAAATCCATGTTACCTGAGGCTCCTGCACCACCAAATAATATTCTCTTTATTCAGAATCTTCCCAATGAGACAACTCCTATGATGCTGCAAATGCTCTTTCTTCAATATCCTGGATTCAAAGAAGTTAGAATGGTCGAAACAAAGCCCGGAATTGCCTTTGTGGAATATGCAGACGAGATGCAATCCACAGTGGCTATGCAGGCGCTGCAAAGTTTCAAAATAACCCCACAAAACCCTATGCTGATAACCTATGCAAAGAAATAG